The Leifsonia sp. ZF2019 DNA segment CTGTCACGCACGGCCGCAACATGGCCGGCGCCCGCGCACTGCTGCGCGCCGCCGGCGTCGCCCGCGAAGACTTCGGCAAGCCGATCATCGCGGTCGCGAACAGCTTCACCGAGTTCGTCCCCGGCCACACGCACCTCCAGCCGGTCGGCCGCATCGTCTCGCAGGCCATCCACGACGCCGGCGGCATCGCCCGCGAGTTCAACACGATCGCGGTCGACGACGGCATCGCGATGGGCCACGGCGGGATGCTGTACTCGCTGCCCTCGCGAGAGCTGATCGCCGACTCGGTCGAGTACATGGTCAACGCGCACTGCGCCGATGCGATCGTCTGCGTCTCCAACTGCGACAAGATCACGCCGGGCATGCTGCTCGCGGCGCTGCGCCTCAACATCCCGGTCGTCTTCGTCTCCGGCGGCCCGATGGAGGGCGGCCGCACCACGCTCGTCGACGGGACCGTGCGCACGCTCGACCTCATCTCGGCCATCGCCGACTCCGCGAACGACAGCGTGAGCGACACCGACCTGTTCCGCATCGAGGAGAACGCCTGCCCGACCTGCGGTTCGTGCTCCGGGATGTTCACCGCCAACTCGATGAACTTCCTCACGGAGGCGCTCGGCCTCGCGCTGCCCGGCAACGGCTCGACGCTGGCGACCCACACCGCGCGACGCGCTCTCTACGAGAAGGCCGGCGCGACCGCCGTCGAGCTCGCCCACCGCTACTACGACCAGGACGACGTGTCCGTGCTGCCGCGGTCGATCGCGACCAGCGCCGCCTTCGGCAACGCCATGGCTCTCGACATCGCCATGGGCGGCTCGACCAACACGATCCTCCATCTGCTGGCCGCCGCGCGCGAAGGCGGGATCGACTACGACCTGACCGACATCGACGCCCTGTCGCGCCGCGTTCCGTGCCTGTCGAAGGTCGCCCCGAACGGCGCTGCGCTCGTCGAGGACGTGCACCGTGCCGGCGGCGTCCCGGCCCTGCTCGGCGAGCTGGACCGCGCCGGCCTGCTCGATCGCGGCGTCCACAGCGTGCACGCCGCGACACTCGAGGACTGGCTGGCCGACTGGGACGTCCGCGGCGGCTCCGCGATCCCCGAAGCGATCGAGCTGTTCCACGCGGCTCCCGGCGGGGTGCGCTCGTCGTCCGCTTTCTCGCAGTCCGAGCGCTGGCACGAGCTCGACCTCGACGCGTCGACCGGCGTGATTCGCGATGTGGCCCACGCGCACTCGAAGGACGGCGGCCTGGCCATCCTGCGCGGCAACCTCGCGCCGGACGGCGCCGTGGTGAAGACCGCCGGCGTGGACGAGAACATCCTCACCTTCTCCGGACCCGCCGTCGTGGTGGACTCGCAGGAGGCCGCGGTCGAGGCCATCCTCGGCAAGCGCGTGAAGGAGGGTGACGTCGTCGTCATCCGCTACGAAGGA contains these protein-coding regions:
- the ilvD gene encoding dihydroxy-acid dehydratase, with product MPPLRSRTVTHGRNMAGARALLRAAGVAREDFGKPIIAVANSFTEFVPGHTHLQPVGRIVSQAIHDAGGIAREFNTIAVDDGIAMGHGGMLYSLPSRELIADSVEYMVNAHCADAIVCVSNCDKITPGMLLAALRLNIPVVFVSGGPMEGGRTTLVDGTVRTLDLISAIADSANDSVSDTDLFRIEENACPTCGSCSGMFTANSMNFLTEALGLALPGNGSTLATHTARRALYEKAGATAVELAHRYYDQDDVSVLPRSIATSAAFGNAMALDIAMGGSTNTILHLLAAAREGGIDYDLTDIDALSRRVPCLSKVAPNGAALVEDVHRAGGVPALLGELDRAGLLDRGVHSVHAATLEDWLADWDVRGGSAIPEAIELFHAAPGGVRSSSAFSQSERWHELDLDASTGVIRDVAHAHSKDGGLAILRGNLAPDGAVVKTAGVDENILTFSGPAVVVDSQEAAVEAILGKRVKEGDVVVIRYEGPRGGPGMQEMLHPTSFLKGRGLGAKCALITDGRFSGGTSGLSIGHVSPEAAAGGLIALVEDGDTISIDVHTRALRLDVPDAVLDARREALEAGRGYRPLDRDRPVSAALRAYAAMALSADKGAARDVDQLEERIRTFG